Proteins encoded by one window of Candidatus Aegiribacteria sp.:
- a CDS encoding diguanylate cyclase produces MLIEILGGIIVGALLVWLIMLAKTRKIAFNNEERISSLKNDITALRYDKQEADARQTRYDLEIKKHRAIAVLFPELVKQVLAARTPDELAKLLARAMHRLTGCDRIAVFLADVRGGKLGLVHTEGLGEILKQPLVVNVGDGHVGFSAETGLVFEKKNLEKESELTKKRLERTAIPNFLPDLAAPMVCQGVLYGVICLVDIPIESTLPRERLVAIAAVGAAALEGIRLLGRFESAADMDPDTGLPGKGRLEPILTQELERVRRFDSPLAVVELIIERGAIDDRFRAREFMSIAANHLKATMRNIDAGLRTGVDKIVILLPGTGIEGMENVMHRLLDDLPKLENDTGDCIGNVRMRYLIVESGNSDTVEVVLSSLEQKTFISSIGK; encoded by the coding sequence ATGCTGATCGAAATACTTGGGGGGATTATCGTTGGAGCATTGCTGGTGTGGTTGATTATGCTTGCAAAAACCAGGAAAATAGCATTCAATAATGAGGAACGAATCAGTTCGCTCAAGAATGATATCACTGCTCTTCGTTATGACAAGCAGGAAGCTGATGCAAGGCAAACCAGATATGATCTTGAGATTAAGAAACACCGTGCTATTGCAGTACTGTTTCCTGAACTGGTAAAACAGGTGCTTGCGGCGAGAACTCCGGATGAACTCGCTAAACTTCTTGCCAGGGCCATGCACAGACTTACCGGATGTGATCGCATTGCGGTATTCCTGGCAGATGTCCGTGGAGGTAAACTGGGGCTTGTACATACTGAGGGACTCGGAGAGATTCTCAAACAACCTCTCGTGGTAAATGTTGGTGACGGGCATGTGGGATTTTCAGCGGAGACCGGATTGGTTTTTGAGAAGAAAAACCTTGAGAAAGAAAGCGAACTTACAAAGAAACGGCTTGAGAGAACCGCGATTCCGAATTTCCTTCCCGATCTCGCTGCACCTATGGTTTGCCAGGGCGTGCTGTACGGTGTGATATGTCTGGTTGATATTCCGATAGAATCAACTCTTCCAAGAGAAAGACTGGTTGCGATTGCAGCTGTTGGAGCTGCTGCCTTAGAGGGTATTCGACTTCTTGGCAGGTTTGAATCCGCTGCCGATATGGATCCTGACACAGGTCTTCCTGGTAAAGGAAGGCTAGAACCGATTCTTACCCAGGAGCTTGAGAGAGTCAGAAGATTTGACAGCCCTCTTGCTGTAGTGGAACTAATAATTGAACGCGGCGCTATCGATGACAGGTTTCGTGCCAGAGAGTTCATGTCAATTGCCGCCAATCATCTTAAAGCGACTATGCGGAACATTGATGCCGGATTGAGAACCGGTGTTGATAAAATTGTCATTCTACTGCCTGGTACAGGTATTGAGGGCATGGAAAATGTTATGCATCGTCTGCTTGATGACCTTCCAAAACTGGAGAATGATACCGGAGATTGTATAGGTAACGTCAGGATGCGATATCTTATAGTTGAATCCGGGAACAGTGATACCGTTGAAGTTGTATTAAGCAGTCTTGAGCAGAAAACGTTCATCTCATCAATTGGTAAATGA